The proteins below are encoded in one region of Amycolatopsis acidiphila:
- the nhaA gene encoding Na+/H+ antiporter NhaA, translating to MDRPREPFVPKPRVVQEFARYLRTETTGGIILLATTAVALLWANSPLGDAYRALRDFHLGPHFLHLDLSVGDWAKDGLLALFFFVAGLELKRELVIGELSRFKQAVLPIVAALGGMVVPALLALGVAWGTPGIDRAWAIPVATDIAFALGVLALTGSNLPSSARVFLLSLAVVDDLGAIVLIAVLFTTGFNLVAAAVAVVALALYAWLQHRRVRTPWLYVPLAVVVWCSVHTTGIHATIAGVALGLLTRVRPDPGEEEAPALRLEHRLQPWSAAVAVPVFALFAAGIEIDGRSLAEVFTTALPLAVLAGLVVGKAVGILGASALAVSLGIAERPQGTGWRDLAALSLLGGVGFTVSLLISELALPGAAGDRAKAAVLVASAIASLGAAVLLLRRNKVHGARED from the coding sequence ATCGACCGACCCCGGGAGCCGTTCGTGCCGAAACCTCGCGTCGTCCAGGAATTCGCCCGCTACCTGCGGACCGAGACCACCGGCGGGATCATCCTGCTCGCCACGACGGCGGTCGCCCTGCTGTGGGCCAACTCACCGCTGGGTGACGCCTACCGCGCCCTCCGTGACTTCCACCTCGGCCCGCACTTCCTGCACCTTGACCTGTCGGTCGGCGACTGGGCGAAGGACGGGCTGCTCGCGTTGTTCTTCTTCGTCGCGGGACTGGAGCTCAAGCGCGAGCTCGTCATCGGCGAGCTGTCCCGGTTCAAGCAGGCGGTACTGCCGATCGTCGCCGCGCTCGGCGGGATGGTCGTGCCCGCGTTGCTCGCGCTCGGCGTCGCGTGGGGGACGCCGGGGATCGACCGCGCCTGGGCCATCCCGGTGGCGACGGACATCGCGTTCGCACTCGGTGTGCTGGCGCTGACCGGCTCGAACCTGCCCAGCAGCGCGCGGGTGTTCCTGCTCTCGCTCGCGGTGGTCGACGACCTGGGGGCGATCGTGCTGATCGCCGTGCTGTTCACCACCGGTTTCAACCTCGTGGCGGCGGCCGTCGCCGTGGTCGCGCTCGCCCTCTACGCCTGGCTACAGCATCGGCGCGTGCGCACACCCTGGCTGTACGTCCCGCTCGCCGTCGTCGTGTGGTGCAGCGTGCACACGACCGGCATACACGCGACGATCGCCGGGGTGGCCCTGGGTCTGCTGACCCGGGTCCGCCCCGACCCGGGCGAGGAGGAGGCGCCGGCGCTCCGGCTCGAGCACCGGCTGCAGCCGTGGTCGGCCGCGGTGGCGGTGCCGGTGTTCGCACTGTTCGCCGCCGGCATCGAGATCGACGGCCGGTCGCTGGCCGAGGTCTTCACCACCGCGCTCCCGCTCGCGGTGCTCGCCGGTCTCGTCGTCGGCAAGGCGGTGGGCATTCTCGGCGCGTCCGCGCTGGCCGTCTCGCTGGGGATCGCCGAACGCCCGCAGGGCACCGGCTGGCGCGACCTGGCCGCGTTGTCGCTGCTCGGCGGGGTCGGGTTCACGGTGAGCCTGTTGATCTCCGAGCTCGCGCTGCCCGGCGCGGCCGGCGATCGCGCCAAGGCCGCGGTGCTGGTGGCCTCGGCGATCGCGTCGCTCGGCGCGGCCGTATTGCTGCTCCGGCGCAACAAAGTACACGGCGCGCGGGAGGACTGA
- a CDS encoding phage holin family protein — MSSQEHEHNGPDGLGAVPYIPLSSDDGADATNGQSIGSLVSQATQHLSTLVRAEVELAKSEVAGEVKKGIKGSVFFVIAGVVALYSSFFFFFFLGELLSEWLKRWAAFLIVFGLMLLVAGFFGFLGFRKLKKLRAPERTITSVKDTAAALKPRREAVPEHG; from the coding sequence GTGAGCAGCCAGGAGCACGAACACAACGGCCCAGACGGCCTCGGGGCCGTGCCCTACATCCCCTTGTCGAGCGACGACGGCGCCGACGCGACGAACGGTCAGTCCATCGGCAGCCTCGTCAGCCAGGCCACGCAGCACCTCTCGACACTGGTGCGCGCCGAGGTCGAGCTGGCCAAGTCGGAGGTCGCGGGCGAGGTCAAGAAGGGCATCAAGGGCAGCGTCTTCTTCGTCATCGCCGGCGTGGTCGCGCTCTACAGCTCGTTCTTCTTCTTTTTCTTCCTCGGCGAGCTGCTCTCGGAGTGGCTCAAACGCTGGGCCGCGTTCCTCATCGTGTTCGGCCTGATGCTGCTGGTCGCCGGGTTCTTCGGCTTCCTCGGGTTCCGCAAGCTCAAGAAGCTGCGCGCACCCGAACGCACGATCACCAGCGTCAAGGACACCGCCGCGGCGCTCAAGCCCCGGCGGGAGGCCGTCCCCGAGCACGGCTGA
- a CDS encoding alpha/beta fold hydrolase, producing the protein MQPPDPSTVRIDGPWTHHDVSANGIRLHVAEAGSGPMVLLLHGFAEFWWAWRHQLVSLADAGFRVVAADLRGYGDSDKPPRGYDAWTLAGDVVGLVRALGERRAHLVGHAWGGMLAWTAAALHPRLVTSVSVLGGAHPLAFRAGVGGTALRRKQRSQTRAMGHLFRFQVPIAPERRLVANDGAFVEQLVRAWSGPQWTHAEDFAETVRTFRQAMLIPGVAHSALEYYRWAFRAQFRGEGRRFTSAVGTRVSVPVLQIHGEADRCVLIETARESAPWQGPYSRFESLADVGHFPHLEDPARTDKALLGFLTSRS; encoded by the coding sequence GTGCAGCCGCCCGATCCGTCGACCGTCCGGATTGACGGCCCGTGGACGCACCACGACGTGTCCGCCAACGGCATCCGGCTGCACGTCGCCGAGGCCGGCAGCGGGCCGATGGTCCTGCTGCTGCACGGGTTCGCCGAGTTCTGGTGGGCGTGGCGGCACCAGCTGGTGTCCCTCGCCGACGCCGGGTTCCGGGTGGTCGCCGCGGACCTGCGCGGCTACGGCGACTCGGACAAGCCGCCGCGCGGCTACGACGCGTGGACCCTCGCCGGTGACGTCGTCGGCCTGGTCCGCGCGCTCGGCGAACGCCGGGCGCACCTCGTCGGGCACGCGTGGGGCGGCATGCTCGCCTGGACGGCGGCCGCACTGCACCCGCGGCTGGTCACGTCCGTGAGCGTGCTCGGCGGCGCGCATCCCCTGGCCTTCCGGGCGGGCGTGGGCGGCACCGCGCTACGGCGCAAGCAGCGCAGCCAGACCCGCGCGATGGGACACCTGTTCCGCTTCCAGGTGCCGATCGCGCCCGAGCGCAGGCTGGTCGCCAACGACGGGGCGTTCGTGGAACAGCTCGTCCGCGCCTGGTCCGGTCCGCAGTGGACCCACGCGGAGGACTTCGCCGAGACCGTGCGCACCTTCCGGCAGGCGATGCTCATCCCCGGCGTCGCGCACAGCGCGCTGGAGTACTACCGCTGGGCGTTCCGCGCCCAGTTCCGCGGCGAAGGCCGCCGTTTCACGAGCGCCGTCGGCACCCGGGTGAGCGTGCCCGTGCTGCAGATCCACGGCGAAGCCGATCGGTGCGTGCTCATCGAGACCGCGCGCGAGTCCGCGCCGTGGCAGGGCCCGTACTCCCGGTTCGAATCGCTCGCCGACGTGGGGCACTTTCCGCATCTGGAAGACCCGGCGCGGACCGACAAGGCGCTGCTCGGGTTCCTGACCAGCCGCTCGTAG